In Magnetospirillum sp. XM-1, a single window of DNA contains:
- the glmM gene encoding phosphoglucosamine mutase has protein sequence MTRKLFGTDGIRGTANTDPMTAEMAMKLGMAAGRHFTRGDHRHVVVIGKDTRLSGYLLEPALTAGFISVGMDVLLLGPLPTPAVAMLTRSMRADLGVMISASHNPYQDNGIKLFGPDGFKLSDEDELTIENSMFNGLDSYRVGSDHLGRAKRLDDAAGRYIEYAKYTFPRGLRLDGLKIVVDCANGAAYKVAPTVLWELGAEVIPVAVNPDGMNINKNCGSLHTETMREQVVAHGAHLGIALDGDADRVVLCDELGHMIDGDQLMALIGDLWHRSGQLKGGGIVATVMSNLGLERFLDQRGLKTIRTAVGDRYVLEHMRREGFNVGGEQSGHIILSDHSTTGDGLVAGLQVLAALVQSGKPASEMLRLFTPLPQVLKNVRVAKGSVAEVLAAPAVETAIKDAEAKLAGQGRLLIRKSGTEPLIRVMAEGEDKALVEASVDAIVDTIRRVAG, from the coding sequence ATGACGCGCAAGCTGTTCGGCACCGACGGGATCAGGGGCACCGCCAACACCGACCCCATGACGGCCGAGATGGCCATGAAGCTGGGCATGGCCGCCGGGCGGCACTTCACCCGCGGCGACCATCGCCACGTGGTGGTGATCGGCAAGGACACCCGGCTGTCCGGCTATCTGCTCGAGCCGGCGCTGACGGCGGGCTTCATCTCGGTGGGCATGGACGTGCTGCTGCTGGGCCCGCTGCCCACCCCGGCGGTGGCCATGCTGACCCGGTCCATGCGCGCCGATCTGGGCGTGATGATCTCGGCGTCGCATAATCCCTATCAGGACAACGGCATCAAGCTGTTCGGCCCCGATGGCTTCAAGCTCTCCGACGAGGACGAGCTGACCATCGAGAATTCCATGTTCAACGGCCTGGATTCCTACCGGGTGGGGTCGGACCATCTGGGCCGCGCCAAGCGCCTGGACGACGCGGCGGGCCGCTATATCGAATACGCCAAGTACACCTTCCCGCGCGGTCTGCGCCTGGACGGCCTGAAGATCGTGGTCGATTGCGCCAACGGCGCCGCCTACAAGGTGGCCCCCACCGTGCTGTGGGAGCTGGGCGCCGAGGTGATTCCGGTGGCGGTCAATCCCGACGGCATGAACATCAACAAGAATTGCGGCTCGCTGCACACCGAAACCATGCGCGAGCAGGTGGTGGCGCACGGCGCCCATCTGGGCATCGCGCTGGACGGCGACGCCGACCGGGTGGTGCTGTGCGACGAATTGGGCCACATGATCGACGGCGACCAGCTGATGGCGCTGATCGGCGATCTTTGGCACCGCTCGGGCCAGCTGAAGGGCGGCGGCATCGTCGCCACCGTGATGTCAAATTTGGGGCTGGAGCGCTTCCTGGACCAGCGGGGCCTGAAGACCATCCGCACGGCGGTGGGCGACCGCTACGTGCTGGAGCACATGCGCCGCGAAGGCTTCAACGTCGGCGGCGAGCAGTCGGGCCACATCATCCTGTCCGACCATTCCACCACCGGCGACGGCCTGGTGGCGGGCCTGCAGGTGCTGGCGGCGCTGGTCCAGTCGGGCAAGCCGGCCAGCGAGATGCTGCGCCTGTTCACGCCGCTGCCCCAGGTGCTGAAGAATGTGCGGGTGGCCAAGGGCTCGGTGGCCGAGGTGCTGGCCGCGCCGGCGGTGGAAACTGCCATCAAGGACGCCGAGGCCAAGCTGGCAGGGCAGGGCCGCCTGCTGATCAGGAAGTCGGGAACCGAGCCGCTGATCCGGGTGATGGCCGAAGGCGAGGACAAGGCCCTGGTCGAGGCCTCGGTCGATGCCATCGTTGACACCATCCGCCGGGTGGCGGGCTGA
- the folP gene encoding dihydropteroate synthase, with the protein MPEALVSSAFTRSPALPRGFDVSGGGLHLLPAGLVWGEQAAAAVISGNGWPIADGWAAFTALGVITRRQGGGAALAVAPFAEVVDWAEGEDPALARLVAETIHRIGAKRRKWGGLDMDRPRIMGIVNVTPDSFSDGGEAFETEAAIKRGLALAEAGAGIIDVGGESTRPGADPVSPEEEAGRVLPVVRALAEKGLCVSIDTRHAVVMGAAVEAGARIINDVTALLGDPDAPVVAARSGADLCLMHMQGDDPRTMQAAPVYDCAPLDVFDHLAGRVSECEAAGIARDRICLDPGIGFGKTPEHCAQILGSLALLHGLGLPLLLGVSRKSFVARLSKGEAAKDRLPGTLAANLAGLDAGYQILRVHDVPETVQALTVWKAMREGA; encoded by the coding sequence GTGCCTGAGGCCTTAGTCTCTTCCGCCTTTACCCGAAGCCCCGCCCTGCCGCGGGGCTTCGATGTCTCGGGGGGCGGGCTTCATCTGCTGCCCGCCGGTCTGGTCTGGGGCGAGCAGGCCGCCGCCGCCGTCATTTCGGGCAATGGCTGGCCCATTGCCGACGGCTGGGCCGCCTTTACCGCGCTGGGCGTGATCACGCGGCGCCAGGGCGGCGGGGCGGCGCTCGCCGTCGCCCCCTTCGCCGAGGTGGTGGACTGGGCCGAGGGCGAGGACCCGGCCCTGGCCCGTCTGGTGGCCGAGACCATCCACCGCATCGGCGCGAAGCGCCGGAAGTGGGGCGGGCTGGACATGGACCGGCCGCGCATCATGGGCATCGTCAACGTGACGCCTGACAGCTTCTCGGATGGCGGCGAGGCGTTCGAGACCGAAGCCGCCATCAAGCGTGGCCTCGCCTTGGCCGAGGCGGGGGCCGGGATCATCGACGTGGGCGGAGAATCCACCCGGCCCGGCGCCGACCCGGTCAGCCCGGAGGAAGAGGCGGGCCGCGTGCTTCCCGTGGTGCGCGCCCTGGCCGAGAAGGGGCTGTGCGTCTCCATCGACACCCGCCACGCCGTCGTCATGGGCGCGGCGGTGGAGGCCGGCGCCAGGATCATCAACGACGTCACCGCCCTGCTGGGCGATCCGGATGCGCCGGTGGTGGCGGCCCGAAGCGGCGCCGACCTCTGCCTGATGCACATGCAGGGCGACGACCCCCGCACCATGCAGGCGGCGCCGGTCTACGACTGCGCGCCCCTGGACGTGTTCGACCATCTGGCCGGGCGGGTAAGCGAGTGTGAGGCGGCGGGCATCGCGCGCGACCGCATCTGCCTTGACCCCGGCATCGGCTTCGGCAAGACGCCGGAGCATTGCGCCCAGATCCTGGGGAGCCTTGCCCTGCTGCACGGTCTCGGCCTGCCGCTGTTGCTGGGCGTATCGCGCAAGAGCTTCGTGGCCCGGCTGTCCAAGGGCGAGGCGGCCAAAGACCGCCTGCCCGGAACCCTGGCGGCCAATCTGGCCGGGCTGGATGCCGGCTATCAGATCCTGCGTGTCCACGACGTGCCGGAGACGGTGCAGGCGCTTACCGTCTGGAAGGCGATGCGGGAAGGGGCCTGA
- the ftsH gene encoding ATP-dependent zinc metalloprotease FtsH, producing MNFSKNLALWVIIAVLLVMLFNLFQASSPPRGPGQTSYSEFLSDVDRGAIADVTIQGSVVNGHFTDGRPFTTYMPQDVNIVDKLRTHNVRITAVPPSDDAPTLWSVLVSWFPMLLLIGVWVFFMRQMQGGGGKAMGFGKSRARLLTEKTGRVTFEDVAGIDEAKSELEEIVEFLKDPQKFQRLGGKIPKGCLLVGPPGTGKTLLARAIAGEANVPFFTISGSDFVEMFVGVGASRVRDMFEQGKKNAPCIIFIDEIDAVGRHRGAGLGGGNDEREQTLNQLLVEMDGFESNEGVILIAATNRPDVLDPALLRPGRFDRQVVVPNPDILGREKILKVHMRKVPLAPDVDAKIIARGTPGFSGADLSNLVNEAALLAARAGKRVVTMAEFEAAKDKVMMGAERRSMVMSDDEKKLTAYHEAGHALVMMHVPGHEPLHKVTIIPRGRALGVTMSLPERDRYSLSLKQIKAMIASFFGGRVAEEMIFGLDAVTTGASNDIQRATDLSRKLVTEYGFSEKLGPLRYNDNQEEIFLGHSVTQHKNISEATASLIDSEVRRFVEEGENTARDILAKYRAELEIIAKGLLEYETLSKDDIDALIRGDSINRDGNEWRPKDPPRRSSVPSSGPGSRPGYDPEPQPGA from the coding sequence TTGAATTTCAGCAAGAACCTGGCGTTGTGGGTCATCATCGCCGTGCTGCTGGTGATGCTCTTCAATCTGTTCCAGGCGTCCTCGCCGCCGCGCGGTCCGGGCCAGACCTCCTATTCCGAATTCCTGTCCGACGTGGATCGCGGCGCCATCGCCGACGTGACCATCCAGGGCAGCGTGGTCAACGGCCATTTCACCGACGGCCGCCCCTTCACCACCTACATGCCCCAGGACGTCAACATCGTCGACAAGCTGCGCACCCACAACGTGCGCATCACGGCGGTGCCGCCGTCCGACGACGCGCCGACGCTGTGGAGCGTGCTGGTGTCGTGGTTCCCCATGCTGCTGCTGATCGGCGTGTGGGTGTTCTTCATGCGCCAGATGCAGGGCGGCGGCGGCAAGGCCATGGGTTTCGGCAAGTCCCGCGCCCGCCTGCTGACGGAAAAGACCGGCCGCGTCACCTTCGAGGACGTTGCCGGCATCGACGAGGCCAAGTCCGAGCTCGAGGAAATCGTCGAGTTCCTCAAGGACCCGCAGAAGTTCCAGCGCCTTGGCGGCAAGATCCCCAAGGGCTGTCTGCTGGTCGGCCCGCCCGGCACCGGCAAGACCCTGCTGGCCCGCGCCATCGCCGGCGAGGCCAACGTGCCGTTCTTCACCATCTCGGGCTCCGATTTCGTCGAGATGTTCGTCGGCGTCGGCGCATCCCGCGTGCGCGACATGTTCGAGCAGGGCAAGAAGAACGCGCCCTGCATCATCTTCATCGACGAAATCGACGCGGTGGGCCGCCATCGCGGCGCTGGATTAGGCGGCGGCAACGACGAGCGCGAACAGACGCTCAACCAGTTGCTGGTCGAGATGGACGGCTTCGAATCCAACGAGGGCGTGATTCTCATCGCCGCCACCAACCGTCCCGACGTGCTGGACCCGGCGCTGCTGCGCCCCGGCCGCTTCGACCGTCAGGTGGTGGTGCCCAATCCCGACATCCTGGGCCGCGAGAAGATCCTCAAGGTCCACATGCGCAAGGTTCCGCTGGCTCCCGACGTGGACGCCAAGATCATCGCGCGCGGCACTCCCGGCTTCTCCGGCGCCGATTTGTCCAATCTGGTCAACGAAGCGGCCTTGCTGGCGGCGCGCGCCGGCAAGCGGGTGGTGACCATGGCCGAATTCGAGGCGGCCAAGGACAAGGTGATGATGGGCGCCGAGCGCCGCTCCATGGTGATGAGCGACGACGAGAAGAAGCTGACCGCCTATCACGAGGCGGGCCACGCCTTGGTGATGATGCACGTGCCCGGCCACGAGCCCTTGCACAAGGTGACCATCATTCCGCGCGGCCGGGCGCTCGGCGTCACCATGTCGCTGCCTGAACGCGACCGCTATTCCCTGTCCTTGAAGCAGATCAAGGCGATGATCGCCTCGTTCTTCGGCGGCCGCGTGGCGGAAGAGATGATCTTCGGCCTGGACGCGGTGACCACGGGCGCTTCCAACGACATCCAGCGCGCCACCGACCTGTCGCGCAAGCTGGTGACCGAATACGGCTTCTCCGAGAAGCTGGGGCCGCTGCGCTACAACGACAACCAGGAGGAAATCTTCCTGGGCCATTCGGTGACCCAGCACAAGAACATCTCGGAAGCCACCGCTTCGCTGATCGATTCCGAGGTCCGGCGCTTTGTCGAGGAGGGCGAGAACACCGCCCGCGACATCCTCGCCAAGTACCGCGCCGAGCTGGAGATCATCGCCAAGGGCCTGCTGGAATACGAAACCCTGTCCAAGGACGACATCGACGCCCTGATCCGGGGCGATTCCATCAACCGCGACGGCAACGAGTGGCGCCCCAAGGATCCGCCGCGCCGCTCGTCGGTGCCCAGCTCGGGCCCCGGCTCGCGCCCCGGCTACGACCCGGAGCCCCAGCCCGGTGCCTGA
- the tilS gene encoding tRNA lysidine(34) synthetase TilS produces the protein MSVLPLTSDDFSRLMAPLGPFETTPRLAVAVSGGADSLALALLAAQWARERGGEAIALTVDHGLRPDSAAEAKRVGGWLAAHGIAQHILAWEGDKPRADLQAAARDARYRLLGEACAARGILHLLLAHHMDDQAETLLLRLGRGSGLDGLSAMAPERPTAWGRLLRPLLGLPRARLEATLRQRGQDWICDPSNANPAFARVRLRRLAPVLAAEGLRPERLAATARSLARAQDAVEAMVAEAAARHVILDPAGYARLNPAALSGLPDEVGLRLLARLLLSVGGEAHTPRLERLERLYDALRSGLETARTLAGCRIVPQGAATVVCREPERVEGMLPLVPGARIRWDGRFEVVVAAHAPPGLWLGALGPQGRRKAVALMGRTRPEPVPACVCPTLPALYHERGILAVPHLGYNRDEAARLLTGLCASPIHVLTVSACAGGIRHYV, from the coding sequence ATGTCCGTTCTACCGCTGACGTCCGACGATTTTTCCCGCCTGATGGCCCCCCTGGGGCCGTTCGAGACGACGCCGCGTCTGGCTGTGGCGGTGTCGGGCGGCGCCGATTCCCTGGCCCTTGCCCTGCTGGCCGCCCAATGGGCAAGAGAGCGGGGCGGCGAGGCGATCGCCCTGACCGTCGATCACGGCCTGCGCCCGGATTCCGCCGCCGAGGCGAAGCGGGTGGGGGGCTGGCTGGCCGCCCATGGCATCGCCCAGCACATCCTGGCGTGGGAGGGGGACAAGCCCCGCGCCGATCTCCAGGCGGCGGCGCGCGACGCCCGCTACCGCCTGCTGGGCGAGGCCTGCGCCGCCCGGGGCATCCTGCACCTGCTGCTGGCCCATCACATGGACGATCAGGCCGAGACCCTGCTGCTGCGCCTGGGGCGCGGCTCGGGCCTGGACGGGCTGTCGGCCATGGCTCCTGAGCGCCCGACCGCCTGGGGCCGCCTGCTGCGGCCGCTGCTGGGCCTGCCCCGCGCCCGGCTCGAGGCCACCTTGCGCCAGCGGGGGCAGGACTGGATCTGCGATCCCTCCAACGCCAACCCGGCCTTCGCCAGGGTGCGGCTGCGCCGCCTCGCCCCCGTCCTGGCCGCCGAGGGGCTGAGGCCTGAGCGGCTGGCCGCCACCGCCCGTTCGCTCGCCCGCGCCCAGGATGCCGTGGAGGCGATGGTGGCGGAAGCCGCCGCCCGTCACGTAATCCTCGATCCGGCCGGCTATGCCCGCCTGAACCCCGCCGCCCTGTCGGGATTGCCCGACGAGGTGGGGCTGCGCCTGCTGGCCCGGCTGCTGCTGAGTGTGGGGGGCGAGGCCCATACCCCCCGGCTGGAGCGGCTGGAGCGGCTGTACGACGCCTTGCGGTCGGGGCTGGAGACGGCCAGGACCCTGGCCGGGTGCCGGATCGTGCCGCAAGGCGCCGCCACGGTGGTCTGCCGCGAGCCGGAACGGGTGGAGGGCATGCTGCCCCTGGTTCCGGGGGCCCGCATCCGCTGGGACGGACGTTTCGAGGTGGTGGTCGCCGCCCATGCGCCGCCGGGGCTGTGGCTGGGCGCGCTGGGGCCCCAGGGGCGGCGAAAGGCCGTCGCCCTGATGGGCCGGACGCGGCCCGAACCGGTGCCCGCCTGCGTTTGTCCCACTTTACCTGCGCTTTACCATGAGCGGGGTATTCTCGCCGTGCCGCACCTCGGCTATAACCGGGATGAGGCGGCGCGCCTGCTGACCGGCTTGTGCGCCTCGCCCATCCACGTTCTCACCGTTTCCGCTTGTGCCGGCGGGATTCGGCACTATGTGTAG
- the ybgF gene encoding tol-pal system protein YbgF, with protein MRRLVLATAFCALMLGAAPNPAFAQADTRALYDRIERLERDLMTMQQQQARGGTTVVRSNDGSVAGTMASRLEDRINELEDANRFLTGKIEEANFKSSQLAKQLERMQADLDLRFKDLEAGKGASSSSAQPQSMSMPAASAPATTASGAPVLIPPKGVKPGANSADNDGPAPGPQNLGSMPAGALKKGEAEAQGQAAKAPPKDAQSAYEEAYGLLQKGDYDGAERGLQAFLKAHPNHQLAGNAQFWLADIAFSQKKDFAASAKLFGEAYKKYPKHTKAPDMLYKLGASFGQLNMKDQACRTYALLFAEHPDMADRIKRAVQGDKQRLGCK; from the coding sequence GTGCGTCGTCTGGTTCTTGCCACCGCCTTTTGCGCGCTGATGCTCGGCGCAGCTCCCAATCCCGCTTTTGCCCAGGCCGATACTCGGGCGCTCTACGACCGTATCGAGCGCCTGGAACGCGACCTGATGACCATGCAGCAGCAGCAGGCGCGGGGCGGCACCACCGTGGTGCGCTCCAACGACGGCAGCGTCGCGGGCACCATGGCGTCGCGTCTGGAGGACCGCATCAACGAGCTGGAGGACGCCAACCGCTTCCTCACCGGCAAGATCGAGGAGGCCAATTTCAAGTCCTCGCAGCTGGCCAAGCAGCTTGAACGCATGCAGGCCGACCTGGACCTGCGCTTCAAGGATCTGGAAGCGGGGAAGGGGGCTTCCTCTTCCTCGGCCCAGCCGCAATCCATGTCCATGCCGGCGGCTTCGGCCCCCGCCACCACGGCCAGCGGCGCTCCGGTCCTCATTCCGCCCAAGGGCGTCAAGCCCGGCGCCAATTCCGCCGACAACGACGGCCCGGCCCCGGGACCGCAGAACCTCGGCTCCATGCCGGCCGGCGCCCTGAAGAAGGGCGAGGCCGAGGCGCAGGGCCAGGCCGCCAAGGCGCCGCCCAAGGACGCCCAGTCGGCCTACGAGGAAGCTTACGGCCTGTTGCAGAAGGGCGATTACGACGGGGCCGAGCGCGGGCTGCAGGCCTTCCTCAAGGCCCATCCCAACCACCAGCTGGCCGGCAACGCCCAGTTCTGGCTGGCCGACATCGCCTTTTCCCAGAAGAAGGACTTCGCCGCCTCGGCCAAGCTGTTCGGCGAGGCCTACAAGAAGTACCCCAAGCACACCAAGGCTCCCGACATGCTCTACAAGCTGGGCGCCTCCTTCGGCCAGCTCAACATGAAGGACCAGGCCTGCCGCACCTACGCCCTGCTGTTCGCCGAGCATCCCGACATGGCCGACCGCATCAAGCGCGCCGTCCAGGGCGACAAGCAGCGGCTGGGGTGTAAGTGA
- the pal gene encoding peptidoglycan-associated lipoprotein Pal, which translates to MKLRFLTIVAAAALLAACESAPSDTGAKGGAGQTSPAAGSGIVKGSKEDFVANVGDRVFFDFDKSSLRADAKATLDKQAAWLKAYPNYSMTIEGHADERGTREYNLALGEKRANSVAEYLKAAGVAAARVKTVSYGKERPVALGSNEAAWSQNRRGVTVLN; encoded by the coding sequence ATGAAACTGCGTTTCCTGACCATCGTTGCCGCCGCCGCTCTGCTGGCCGCTTGCGAATCCGCTCCTTCCGACACCGGTGCCAAGGGTGGCGCTGGCCAGACCTCGCCGGCTGCCGGCTCGGGCATCGTGAAGGGCTCGAAGGAAGACTTCGTCGCCAATGTCGGCGATCGCGTCTTCTTCGACTTCGACAAGTCCAGCCTGCGCGCTGACGCCAAGGCCACCCTGGACAAGCAGGCTGCCTGGCTGAAGGCCTATCCGAACTACTCCATGACCATCGAAGGTCATGCCGACGAGCGCGGCACCCGCGAGTACAACCTGGCTCTGGGTGAGAAGCGCGCCAATTCGGTCGCCGAGTACCTGAAGGCCGCCGGCGTTGCCGCCGCTCGCGTCAAGACCGTCTCCTACGGCAAGGAGCGCCCCGTCGCTCTGGGCTCGAACGAGGCCGCTTGGTCGCAGAACCGTCGTGGCGTGACCGTCCTGAACTAA
- the tolB gene encoding Tol-Pal system beta propeller repeat protein TolB, whose amino-acid sequence MIPMSRIRSLAALAAFVVLGVLAALPASAEVRIDITRGQMKPLPIAIPDFAGGQPQDGRIGADIARVVSADLERSGLFKPIDPKAFIQTVASLQAGPRFPDWKAINAEALVSGKVESGPDGRIRVEFRLWDVFNEAYMTGWTLSASPQDWRRLSHKVADAIYKRVTGEDGYFDTQIVYIAESGPKNDRKKRLSIMDQDGENHRFLTDGSELVLTPRFSPSAREITYLSYFKGVPRVYIFNLDTGRRESLGNFPGMTFAPRFSPDGNKVIFSMAESGNTEIYEMNLLTRQKKQLTFNPAIDTAPSYSPDGQQIVFESDRGGGQQIYVMGADGSNPQRISFGDGRYATPVWSPRGDLIAFTKQKGGQFFIGVMRTDGSGERLLAEGFLVEGPTWAPNGRVLSFFRESPSDERGRGQVVRLYTIDLTGVNERVLLTPIDGSDPAWSPLIP is encoded by the coding sequence ATGATCCCCATGTCACGCATTCGCTCGCTCGCGGCGCTGGCCGCCTTCGTCGTCCTCGGGGTCCTGGCGGCTCTGCCCGCCAGCGCCGAGGTGCGGATCGACATCACCCGCGGCCAGATGAAGCCGCTGCCCATCGCCATTCCCGACTTCGCCGGCGGCCAGCCCCAGGACGGGCGCATCGGCGCCGACATCGCCCGGGTGGTCTCGGCCGATCTGGAGCGTTCGGGGCTGTTCAAGCCCATCGACCCCAAGGCCTTCATCCAGACCGTGGCCTCCCTGCAGGCCGGTCCGCGCTTTCCCGACTGGAAGGCCATCAACGCGGAAGCCCTGGTCAGCGGCAAGGTGGAAAGCGGCCCCGACGGACGCATCCGGGTGGAATTCCGCCTGTGGGACGTGTTCAACGAAGCCTACATGACCGGCTGGACGCTGTCGGCTTCGCCCCAGGATTGGCGGCGGCTGTCGCACAAGGTGGCCGACGCCATCTACAAGCGGGTGACCGGCGAGGACGGGTATTTCGACACCCAGATCGTCTACATCGCGGAATCCGGTCCCAAGAACGACCGCAAGAAGCGCCTGTCCATCATGGATCAGGACGGCGAGAACCACCGCTTCCTCACCGACGGGTCGGAACTGGTGCTGACACCCCGCTTCTCGCCCAGCGCCCGCGAGATCACGTACCTCTCGTATTTCAAGGGCGTGCCCCGGGTCTACATCTTCAACCTGGATACCGGCCGGCGTGAATCGCTGGGCAATTTCCCGGGCATGACCTTCGCGCCGCGCTTCTCGCCCGACGGCAACAAGGTCATCTTCAGCATGGCCGAAAGCGGCAATACTGAAATCTACGAAATGAATCTGCTGACCCGGCAGAAAAAGCAGCTGACGTTCAATCCCGCCATCGACACCGCGCCCAGCTATTCGCCCGACGGCCAGCAGATCGTCTTCGAATCCGACCGGGGCGGCGGGCAGCAGATCTACGTCATGGGGGCCGACGGCTCCAACCCGCAGCGCATCAGCTTCGGTGACGGCCGTTACGCCACGCCGGTGTGGAGCCCCAGAGGCGACCTCATCGCCTTCACCAAGCAGAAGGGTGGGCAATTCTTCATAGGTGTCATGCGCACCGACGGTTCGGGCGAGCGTTTGCTGGCCGAAGGCTTCCTGGTGGAAGGTCCCACCTGGGCCCCGAATGGCCGGGTTCTGTCCTTTTTCCGCGAATCTCCCTCGGATGAGCGCGGACGGGGGCAGGTGGTGCGTCTGTACACCATCGACCTGACCGGCGTTAATGAAAGAGTGCTCTTAACTCCCATCGATGGGTCGGATCCTGCGTGGTCCCCCTTGATTCCCTAG
- a CDS encoding TonB C-terminal domain-containing protein translates to MEMRRESYVFSGLLHLALFLLAVFGLPQFWRELPVEEAPLVVDIVPIGAKTNPPPLQDNKPQPEPQKAEPEPPKPEPPKPEPPKPEPPKPEPPKPEPPKPEPPKPEPPKPPPPPTPAPPPPPTPAPPPPKPEPAPMPKPEPKPEHKPEPPPPPPPPPKPEPPKKTKDVKDELDSLLKSVDKKKPTPQDELDKLLKSTEKLKPSVPENKTATQTAPQSVRGSASHNPNEPVSMTERDRIRAHIERFWNVPAGAKDADKLVVMIQVSVLPDGTVTAAEIKADPMMMLNPYYQAAADSARRAVRAASPLPIPVDKYEQFKDFTLAFNPKFAAGR, encoded by the coding sequence ATGGAAATGCGGCGCGAAAGCTACGTCTTCTCCGGTCTTCTGCATCTGGCGCTGTTCCTGCTGGCGGTGTTCGGCCTGCCGCAGTTCTGGCGCGAGCTGCCCGTGGAGGAAGCGCCGCTGGTCGTCGACATCGTTCCCATCGGCGCCAAGACCAACCCGCCGCCGCTCCAGGACAACAAGCCCCAGCCCGAGCCCCAGAAGGCCGAGCCCGAGCCGCCCAAGCCGGAACCGCCGAAGCCCGAGCCGCCCAAGCCGGAACCGCCGAAGCCCGAGCCGCCCAAGCCGGAACCGCCGAAGCCCGAGCCGCCCAAGCCCGAACCGCCCAAGCCGCCGCCGCCGCCTACCCCGGCGCCGCCGCCGCCGCCCACGCCCGCGCCTCCTCCGCCCAAGCCGGAGCCGGCCCCCATGCCTAAGCCCGAGCCCAAGCCCGAGCATAAGCCGGAGCCGCCTCCGCCGCCTCCGCCGCCGCCCAAGCCCGAGCCGCCCAAGAAGACCAAGGACGTCAAGGACGAGCTGGATTCGCTGCTGAAGTCGGTGGACAAGAAGAAGCCGACGCCCCAGGACGAACTGGACAAGCTCCTGAAGTCCACCGAGAAGCTCAAGCCCTCGGTGCCGGAGAACAAGACCGCCACCCAGACCGCGCCGCAATCGGTCAGGGGCTCGGCGTCGCACAATCCCAACGAGCCGGTCTCCATGACCGAGCGCGACCGTATCCGCGCCCATATCGAGCGGTTCTGGAACGTGCCGGCCGGCGCCAAGGACGCCGACAAGCTGGTGGTGATGATCCAGGTCTCGGTGCTGCCCGACGGCACCGTCACCGCCGCCGAGATCAAGGCGGACCCGATGATGATGCTCAATCCCTATTACCAGGCCGCCGCCGACAGCGCGCGCCGCGCCGTGCGCGCCGCCAGCCCGCTGCCCATTCCGGTGGACAAGTACGAGCAGTTCAAGGATTTCACGTTGGCCTTCAACCCCAAGTTCGCGGCAGGAAGATGA
- the tolR gene encoding protein TolR — MGASLGSRKGHSRKFRPVAEINVTPMVDVMLVLLVIFMVTAPLLTAGVQVDLPKTSSAPLKGDDQPLSVSIDAHGKIWIQETEVQIDELAPRLQAITAQKPETRIFVRGDKGIDYGRVMEVMGTLGAAGFAKVALVTEVKGSSEPAKPAKKGGR, encoded by the coding sequence ATGGGAGCCTCGCTGGGAAGCCGCAAGGGGCACTCCCGCAAGTTCCGGCCGGTGGCCGAGATCAACGTCACCCCCATGGTCGACGTCATGCTGGTGCTGCTGGTGATCTTCATGGTCACCGCGCCCCTGCTCACCGCGGGCGTGCAGGTGGACCTGCCCAAGACCTCGTCGGCCCCCTTGAAGGGCGACGACCAGCCTTTGTCGGTGTCCATCGACGCCCACGGCAAGATTTGGATTCAGGAAACCGAGGTGCAGATCGACGAACTGGCGCCCCGTCTCCAGGCCATCACCGCCCAGAAGCCCGAGACCCGCATCTTCGTGCGCGGCGACAAGGGCATCGATTACGGCCGGGTGATGGAGGTGATGGGCACGCTGGGCGCCGCCGGCTTCGCCAAGGTCGCCCTGGTCACCGAGGTCAAGGGCTCGTCGGAACCGGCCAAGCCGGCCAAGAAGGGAGGTCGCTAG